In Bos javanicus breed banteng chromosome 2, ARS-OSU_banteng_1.0, whole genome shotgun sequence, the following proteins share a genomic window:
- the MAP3K6 gene encoding mitogen-activated protein kinase kinase kinase 6 isoform X1, with the protein MAGPSPRSGALERAGSCWQDPLAEALSRGRPLAASPGRGCARSRPLSVVYVLTREPLPEVEPETGAEAEPLPLRCLREACAQLSGPRPRPQLHSLPFGTLALGDTAALDSFYNADVVVLEVSSSLAQPSLFYHLGVRESFSMTNNVLLCSQADLPDLQALREDIFQKNSDCIGSYTLIPYVVTATGRVLCGDAGLLRGLADGLLQAGVGTEALLTPLVGRLAHLLEATPTDSCGYFRETIRQDIRRARERFSGLQLRQELARLQRRLDSVELLSPDIIMNLLLSYRDVQDYSAIIDLVETLQALPTCDVAEQHNVCFHYTFALNRRNRPGDREKALAVLLPLVQVEGPVAPDLYCMCGRIYKDMFFSSGFQDAGHREQAYHWYRKAFDIEPSLHSGINAAVLLIADGQRFEDSEELRLIGMKLGCLLARKGCVEKMQYYWDVGFYLGAQILANDLTQVALAAEQLYKLNAPIWYLVSVMETFLLYQHFRPTLELPGEAPHGAHFWLHFFLQSCQPLKTACPQGDQCLVLVLEMNKVLLPARLEVQGTNPVSAVTLSLLEPEKQVKSLVSHPIDIYAPLLSGLSPSPDPSRCLQHPSGTPFFSQDVPSSWTFQVASISGVSVSKRDERCCFLYAPPPAQDVQLCFPSAGHCQWFCGLIQALVKSPDSGAPAEETEGAGEVLEFDYEYTESGERLVLGKGTYGVVYAGRDRHTRVRIAIKEIPERDSRFSQPLHEEIALHKRLRHKNIVRYLGSVSQGGYLKIFMEEVPGGSLSSLLRSVWGPLQDNESTISFYTRQILQGLSYLHDNHIVHRDIKGDNVLINTFSGLLKISDFGTSKRLAGITPCTETFTGTLQYMAPEIIDQGPRGYGKAADIWSLGCTVIEMATGHPPFHELGSPQAAMFQVGMYKVHPPMPGSLSAEAQAFLLRTFEPDPRLRASAQALLADPFLQPGKRSRSPGSPRQALRSSEAPSASPAPSADSTSQSQTFPRPQAPSQHPPSPPKRCLSYGDTSQLRVPEEPGADEPASPEESSGLSLLHQESRRRATLATVLEQELPALAESLRLEQEQGPRLERSHVEQLLLCLRAHIHTPNRRQLAQELRGLQGQLRAQGLEPELLQGPLFAFPDEVKQVLRRRQIRPHWMFVLDSLLSRAVRAALAVLAPEVEEEAVLPKSEEASNAEESEPKQQETPAEPSPLLGEPEQGTLSLMVQLGLLRAETDRLRDVLAEKERECQALVQLALQRVSGEARTCALASEPPAALAVDQGLVQWLQELNVDSGTIQTLLNHSFTLHALLTCATRDDLIYTGIRRLNEDIRGRRPDPRMDEWRKHKRLLTYLPQDPAATGGGQVGGRQGRGQASSPSGENQSQMCLKLMRATGKDY; encoded by the exons ATGGCAGGGCCGAGCCCGCGGTCCGGAGCTCTGGAGCGCGCCGGCAGCTGCTGGCAGGACCCGCTGGCCGAGGCGCTGAGCCGGGGCCGGCCGCTCGCGGCGTCCCCGGGTCGGGGCTGTGCGCGAAGCCGGCCGCTCAGCGTGGTCTACGTGCTGACCCGGGAGCCGCTGCCAGAGGTAGAACCCGAGACGGGAGCCGAGGCGGAGCCGCTGCCTCTGCGCTGCCTGCGTGAGGCCTGCGCGCAGCTCTCCGGACCGCGGCCGCGACCTCAGTTGCACAGCCTGCCTTTTGGAACCCTGGCGCTGGGAGACACCGCAGCTCTCGATTCGTTCTACAACGCGG ATGTGGTGGTGCTTGAGGTGAGCAGCTCCCTGGCACAGCCCTCCCTGTTCTACCACCTGGGTGTGAGGGAGAGCTTCAGCATGACCAACAACGTGCTCCTCTGCTCCCAGGCTGACCTCCCTGACCTGCAGGCCCTGCGG GAGGACATTTTCCAGAAGAACTCG GATTGCATTGGCAGCTACACGCTGATCCCCTACGTGGTGACAGCCACCGGTCGGGTGCTATGTGGTGATGCGGGCCTCCTGAGGGGCCTGGCTGACGGGCTGCTCCAGGCTGGGGTGGGCACAGAGGCCCTGCTCACACCCCTGGTGGGCCGGCTGGCCCACCTGCTGGAGGCCACGCCCACGGACTCTTG TGGCTACTTCCGGGAGACCATTCGGCAGGACATCCGGAGGGCTCGGGAGCGGTTCAGTGGGCTACAGCTGCGGCAGGAGCTGGCTCGCCTGCAGCGGAGACTGGACAGTGTGGAGCTGCTGAGCCCCGACATCATCATGAACCTGCTGCTCTCCTACCGGGACGTGCAG GACTATTCAGCCATCATTGACCTGGTGGAGACCCTGCAGGCCTTGCCCACCTGTGACGTGGCCGAGCAGCATAATGTCTGCTTCCACTACACCTTTGCCCTCAACCG GAGGAACAGGCCTGGGGACCGGGAGAAGGCACTGGCCGTGCTGCTGCCACTGGTACAGGTAGAGGGCCCCGTGGCACCTGATCTGTACTGCATGTGTGGCCGTATCTACAAGGACATGTTCTTCAGCTCTGGCTTCCAGGATGCTGGGCACCGGGAGCAGGCATATCACTG gtATCGCAAGGCTTTTGACATAGAGCCCAGCCTTCACTCGGGCATCAATGCCGCTGTGCTCCTCATTGCTGACGGGCAGCGCTTTGAGGACTCCGAGGAGCTCCGGCTCATAG GCATGAAGCTGGGCTGCCTGCTGGCCCGAAAAGGCTGCGTGGAGAAGATGCAGTATTACTGGGATGTAGGCTTCTACCTGGGAGCTCAGATCCTTGCCAATGACCTCACTCAGGTGGCACTGGCCGCAGAGCAGCTGTACAAGCTCAACGCCCCCATATG GTACCTGGTGTCCGTGATGGAAACCTTCCTGCTGTATCAGCACTTCAGACCCACACTAGAGCTTCCTGGAGAAGCCCCCCACGGCGCCCACTTCTGGCTCCACTTCTTCCTACAGTCCTGCCAGCCACTCAAGACAGCTTGTCCCCAAGGGGACCAGTGCTTG GTGCTGGTCCTGGAGATGAATAAGGTGCTGCTGCCCGCCAGGCTGGAGGTTCAGGGTACAAACCCGGTGAGCGCGGTGACCCTGAGCCTGCTGGAGCCGGAGAAGCAGGTGAAGTCGCTGGTGAGCCACCCCATTGACATCTATGCACCTCTTCTGTCCGGCCTTTCCCCATCCCCAGACCCCTCTCGCTGTCTCCAGCACCCCTCTGGGACCCCTTTCTTCTCACAGGACGTTCCCTCCAGCTGGACCTTCCAGGTGGCCTCCATCAGCGGCGTCAG CGTCTCCAAGCGGGACGAGCGCTGCTGCTTCCTCTACGCGCCTCCTCCGGCTCAGGACGTCCAGCTGTGCTTCCCCAGCGCCGGGCACTGCCAGTG GTTCTGCGGCCTGATCCAGGCCTTGGTGAAGAGTCCAGACTCCGGGGCGCCCGCAGAGGAGACGGAGGGCGCTGGGGAGGTGTTGGAG TTTGATTACGAGTACACGGAGTCGGGTGAGCGGCTGGTGCTGGGCAAGGGCACGTACGGGGTGGTGTACGCTGGCCGCGATCGACACACTCGCGTGCGCATCGCCATCAAGGAGATCCCGGAGCGGGACAGCAG GTTCTCTCAGCCGCTGCATGAAGAGATCGCTCTGCACAAACGCCTACGCCACAAGAACATTGTGCGCTATCTGGGCTCCGTCAGCCAGGGCGGCTACCTCAAGATTTTCATGGAGGAAGTGCCTGGAG GCAGCCTGTCTTCCTTGCTGCGATCGGTGTGGGGACCCCTGCAGGACAACGAGAGCACCATCAGTTTCTACACCCGCCAGATCCTGCAGGGACTCAGCTACCTGCACGACAACCACATTGTGCATCGAGATATCAAG GGGGACAACGTGCTGATCAACACCTTCAGCGGGTTGCTCAAGATTTCTGACTTTGGCACCTCCAAGCGACTAGCAGGCATCACACCCTGCACTGAGACCTTCACAG GGACCCTACAATATATGGCCCCAGAAATCATTGACCAGGGCCCACGAGGGTATGGGAAGGCAGCAGACATCTGGTCACTGGGCTGCACAGTCATCGAGATGGCCACAGGTCACCCACCCTTCCACGAGCTAGGGAGCCCGCAGGCTGCCATGTTTCAG GTGGGCATGTACAAGGTGCATCCGCCAATGCCCGGTTCTCTGTCAGCTGAGGCTCAAGCCTTCCTCCTCCGAACTTTTGAGCCCGACCCCCGTCTCCGAGCCAGTGCTCAAGCGCTGCTGGCAGACCCCTTCCTGCAGCCCGGGAAGAGGAGCCGCAGCCCGGGCTCCCCCAGACAGGCTCTAAGGTCCTCAG AGGCGCCATCCGCAAGCCCTGCTCCTTCAGCAGACTCCACCTCCCAGTCCCAGACATTCCCGCGCCCTCAGGCACCCTCTCAGCACCCTCCCAGTCCCCCCAAGCGCTGCCTCAGTTATGGGGACACCAGCCAGCTCCG GGTGCCCGAGGAGCCTGGGGCTGACGAGCCCGCGTCCCCTGAGGAGAGTTCGGGGCTGAGCCTCTTGCATCAAGAGAGTAGGCGCCGGGCCACGCTGGCCACGGTTCTGGAGCAGGAGCTGCCGGCGCTGGCGGAGAGCCTGCGCCTGGAGCAGGAACAG gGTCCCCGTCTGGAGAGGAGTCACGTGGAACAGCTACTGCTCTGCCTCAGGGCGCACATCCATACTCCCAACCGTCGGCAGCTGGCCCAGGAGCTGCGGGGACTCCAAGGGCAGCTTCGGGCCCAGGGCCTTGAGCCCGAGCTTCTGCAAGGACCGCTCTTCGCCTTCCCGGATGAG gtGAAGCAGGTCCTCCGCAGGCGCCAGATCCGCCCACACTGGATGTTCGTGCTGGACTCGCTGCTCAGCCGCGCTGTGCGGGCAGCCCTGGCCGTGCTGGCCCCAG aggtggaggaggaggcggTCCTACCGAAGTCGGAAGAGGCCAGTAACGCAGAGGAGTCCGAGCCCAAGCAGCAGGAGACCCCAGCCGAGCCGAGCCCTCTCCTGGGGGAACCGGAGCAGGGTACCCTTTCTCTGATGGTGCAGCTGGGCCTCTTGCGAGCAGAGACCGATAG GCTTCGAGATGTTCTGGCTGAGAAGGAAAGGGAATGCCAGGCCTTGGTGCAACTAGCCCTCCAGCGGGTCAGTGGGGAGGCCAGGACCTGTGCCCTGGCTTCAGAGCCCCCAG CGGCTCTCGCGGTGGACCAGGGCCTGGTGCAGTGGTTACAGGAACTGAATGTGGATTCAGGCACCATCCAGACG CTACTGAACCACAGCTTCACCCTCCATGCCCTACTGACCTGTGCCACTAGAGATGACCTCATCTACACAGGCATCAG GAGGCTGAATGAGGACATCCGAGGCAGGAGGCCAGACCCAAGGATGGATGAATGGAGGAAACACAAGAGGCTTCTGACATACCTGCCCCAGGACCCAGCAGCAACTGGAGGAGGCCAGGTGGGAGGGCGTCAGGGTAGGGGCCAGGCCTCTAGCCCCAGTGGGGAGAACCAATCACAGATGTGCCTCAAGCTCATGAGGGCCACAGGCAAAGACTATTAA
- the MAP3K6 gene encoding mitogen-activated protein kinase kinase kinase 6 isoform X3 gives MAGPSPRSGALERAGSCWQDPLAEALSRGRPLAASPGRGCARSRPLSVVYVLTREPLPEVEPETGAEAEPLPLRCLREACAQLSGPRPRPQLHSLPFGTLALGDTAALDSFYNADVVVLEVSSSLAQPSLFYHLGVRESFSMTNNVLLCSQADLPDLQALREDIFQKNSDCIGSYTLIPYVVTATGRVLCGDAGLLRGLADGLLQAGVGTEALLTPLVGRLAHLLEATPTDSCGYFRETIRQDIRRARERFSGLQLRQELARLQRRLDSVELLSPDIIMNLLLSYRDVQDYSAIIDLVETLQALPTCDVAEQHNVCFHYTFALNRRNRPGDREKALAVLLPLVQVEGPVAPDLYCMCGRIYKDMFFSSGFQDAGHREQAYHWYRKAFDIEPSLHSGINAAVLLIADGQRFEDSEELRLIGMKLGCLLARKGCVEKMQYYWDVGFYLGAQILANDLTQVALAAEQLYKLNAPIWYLVSVMETFLLYQHFRPTLELPGEAPHGAHFWLHFFLQSCQPLKTACPQGDQCLVLVLEMNKVLLPARLEVQGTNPVSAVTLSLLEPEKQVKSLVSHPIDIYAPLLSGLSPSPDPSRCLQHPSGTPFFSQDVPSSWTFQVASISGVSVSKRDERCCFLYAPPPAQDVQLCFPSAGHCQWFCGLIQALVKSPDSGAPAEETEGAGEVLEFDYEYTESGERLVLGKGTYGVVYAGRDRHTRVRIAIKEIPERDSRFSQPLHEEIALHKRLRHKNIVRYLGSVSQGGYLKIFMEEVPGGSLSSLLRSVWGPLQDNESTISFYTRQILQGLSYLHDNHIVHRDIKGDNVLINTFSGLLKISDFGTSKRLAGITPCTETFTGTLQYMAPEIIDQGPRGYGKAADIWSLGCTVIEMATGHPPFHELGSPQAAMFQVGMYKVHPPMPGSLSAEAQAFLLRTFEPDPRLRASAQALLADPFLQPGKRSRSPGSPRQALRSSEAPSASPAPSADSTSQSQTFPRPQAPSQHPPSPPKRCLSYGDTSQLRVPEEPGADEPASPEESSGLSLLHQESRRRATLATVLEQELPALAESLRLEQEQGPRLERSHVEQLLLCLRAHIHTPNRRQLAQELRGLQGQLRAQGLEPELLQGPLFAFPDEVKQVLRRRQIRPHWMFVLDSLLSRAVRAALAVLAPEVEEEAVLPKSEEASNAEESEPKQQETPAEPSPLLGEPEQGTLSLMVQLGLLRAETDRLRDVLAEKERECQALVQLALQRVSGEARTCALASEPPAALAVDQGLVQWLQELNVDSGTIQTLLNHSFTLHALLTCATRDDLIYTGIRGGMICRIWRAILAQRTRSTPVTPGPQEAE, from the exons ATGGCAGGGCCGAGCCCGCGGTCCGGAGCTCTGGAGCGCGCCGGCAGCTGCTGGCAGGACCCGCTGGCCGAGGCGCTGAGCCGGGGCCGGCCGCTCGCGGCGTCCCCGGGTCGGGGCTGTGCGCGAAGCCGGCCGCTCAGCGTGGTCTACGTGCTGACCCGGGAGCCGCTGCCAGAGGTAGAACCCGAGACGGGAGCCGAGGCGGAGCCGCTGCCTCTGCGCTGCCTGCGTGAGGCCTGCGCGCAGCTCTCCGGACCGCGGCCGCGACCTCAGTTGCACAGCCTGCCTTTTGGAACCCTGGCGCTGGGAGACACCGCAGCTCTCGATTCGTTCTACAACGCGG ATGTGGTGGTGCTTGAGGTGAGCAGCTCCCTGGCACAGCCCTCCCTGTTCTACCACCTGGGTGTGAGGGAGAGCTTCAGCATGACCAACAACGTGCTCCTCTGCTCCCAGGCTGACCTCCCTGACCTGCAGGCCCTGCGG GAGGACATTTTCCAGAAGAACTCG GATTGCATTGGCAGCTACACGCTGATCCCCTACGTGGTGACAGCCACCGGTCGGGTGCTATGTGGTGATGCGGGCCTCCTGAGGGGCCTGGCTGACGGGCTGCTCCAGGCTGGGGTGGGCACAGAGGCCCTGCTCACACCCCTGGTGGGCCGGCTGGCCCACCTGCTGGAGGCCACGCCCACGGACTCTTG TGGCTACTTCCGGGAGACCATTCGGCAGGACATCCGGAGGGCTCGGGAGCGGTTCAGTGGGCTACAGCTGCGGCAGGAGCTGGCTCGCCTGCAGCGGAGACTGGACAGTGTGGAGCTGCTGAGCCCCGACATCATCATGAACCTGCTGCTCTCCTACCGGGACGTGCAG GACTATTCAGCCATCATTGACCTGGTGGAGACCCTGCAGGCCTTGCCCACCTGTGACGTGGCCGAGCAGCATAATGTCTGCTTCCACTACACCTTTGCCCTCAACCG GAGGAACAGGCCTGGGGACCGGGAGAAGGCACTGGCCGTGCTGCTGCCACTGGTACAGGTAGAGGGCCCCGTGGCACCTGATCTGTACTGCATGTGTGGCCGTATCTACAAGGACATGTTCTTCAGCTCTGGCTTCCAGGATGCTGGGCACCGGGAGCAGGCATATCACTG gtATCGCAAGGCTTTTGACATAGAGCCCAGCCTTCACTCGGGCATCAATGCCGCTGTGCTCCTCATTGCTGACGGGCAGCGCTTTGAGGACTCCGAGGAGCTCCGGCTCATAG GCATGAAGCTGGGCTGCCTGCTGGCCCGAAAAGGCTGCGTGGAGAAGATGCAGTATTACTGGGATGTAGGCTTCTACCTGGGAGCTCAGATCCTTGCCAATGACCTCACTCAGGTGGCACTGGCCGCAGAGCAGCTGTACAAGCTCAACGCCCCCATATG GTACCTGGTGTCCGTGATGGAAACCTTCCTGCTGTATCAGCACTTCAGACCCACACTAGAGCTTCCTGGAGAAGCCCCCCACGGCGCCCACTTCTGGCTCCACTTCTTCCTACAGTCCTGCCAGCCACTCAAGACAGCTTGTCCCCAAGGGGACCAGTGCTTG GTGCTGGTCCTGGAGATGAATAAGGTGCTGCTGCCCGCCAGGCTGGAGGTTCAGGGTACAAACCCGGTGAGCGCGGTGACCCTGAGCCTGCTGGAGCCGGAGAAGCAGGTGAAGTCGCTGGTGAGCCACCCCATTGACATCTATGCACCTCTTCTGTCCGGCCTTTCCCCATCCCCAGACCCCTCTCGCTGTCTCCAGCACCCCTCTGGGACCCCTTTCTTCTCACAGGACGTTCCCTCCAGCTGGACCTTCCAGGTGGCCTCCATCAGCGGCGTCAG CGTCTCCAAGCGGGACGAGCGCTGCTGCTTCCTCTACGCGCCTCCTCCGGCTCAGGACGTCCAGCTGTGCTTCCCCAGCGCCGGGCACTGCCAGTG GTTCTGCGGCCTGATCCAGGCCTTGGTGAAGAGTCCAGACTCCGGGGCGCCCGCAGAGGAGACGGAGGGCGCTGGGGAGGTGTTGGAG TTTGATTACGAGTACACGGAGTCGGGTGAGCGGCTGGTGCTGGGCAAGGGCACGTACGGGGTGGTGTACGCTGGCCGCGATCGACACACTCGCGTGCGCATCGCCATCAAGGAGATCCCGGAGCGGGACAGCAG GTTCTCTCAGCCGCTGCATGAAGAGATCGCTCTGCACAAACGCCTACGCCACAAGAACATTGTGCGCTATCTGGGCTCCGTCAGCCAGGGCGGCTACCTCAAGATTTTCATGGAGGAAGTGCCTGGAG GCAGCCTGTCTTCCTTGCTGCGATCGGTGTGGGGACCCCTGCAGGACAACGAGAGCACCATCAGTTTCTACACCCGCCAGATCCTGCAGGGACTCAGCTACCTGCACGACAACCACATTGTGCATCGAGATATCAAG GGGGACAACGTGCTGATCAACACCTTCAGCGGGTTGCTCAAGATTTCTGACTTTGGCACCTCCAAGCGACTAGCAGGCATCACACCCTGCACTGAGACCTTCACAG GGACCCTACAATATATGGCCCCAGAAATCATTGACCAGGGCCCACGAGGGTATGGGAAGGCAGCAGACATCTGGTCACTGGGCTGCACAGTCATCGAGATGGCCACAGGTCACCCACCCTTCCACGAGCTAGGGAGCCCGCAGGCTGCCATGTTTCAG GTGGGCATGTACAAGGTGCATCCGCCAATGCCCGGTTCTCTGTCAGCTGAGGCTCAAGCCTTCCTCCTCCGAACTTTTGAGCCCGACCCCCGTCTCCGAGCCAGTGCTCAAGCGCTGCTGGCAGACCCCTTCCTGCAGCCCGGGAAGAGGAGCCGCAGCCCGGGCTCCCCCAGACAGGCTCTAAGGTCCTCAG AGGCGCCATCCGCAAGCCCTGCTCCTTCAGCAGACTCCACCTCCCAGTCCCAGACATTCCCGCGCCCTCAGGCACCCTCTCAGCACCCTCCCAGTCCCCCCAAGCGCTGCCTCAGTTATGGGGACACCAGCCAGCTCCG GGTGCCCGAGGAGCCTGGGGCTGACGAGCCCGCGTCCCCTGAGGAGAGTTCGGGGCTGAGCCTCTTGCATCAAGAGAGTAGGCGCCGGGCCACGCTGGCCACGGTTCTGGAGCAGGAGCTGCCGGCGCTGGCGGAGAGCCTGCGCCTGGAGCAGGAACAG gGTCCCCGTCTGGAGAGGAGTCACGTGGAACAGCTACTGCTCTGCCTCAGGGCGCACATCCATACTCCCAACCGTCGGCAGCTGGCCCAGGAGCTGCGGGGACTCCAAGGGCAGCTTCGGGCCCAGGGCCTTGAGCCCGAGCTTCTGCAAGGACCGCTCTTCGCCTTCCCGGATGAG gtGAAGCAGGTCCTCCGCAGGCGCCAGATCCGCCCACACTGGATGTTCGTGCTGGACTCGCTGCTCAGCCGCGCTGTGCGGGCAGCCCTGGCCGTGCTGGCCCCAG aggtggaggaggaggcggTCCTACCGAAGTCGGAAGAGGCCAGTAACGCAGAGGAGTCCGAGCCCAAGCAGCAGGAGACCCCAGCCGAGCCGAGCCCTCTCCTGGGGGAACCGGAGCAGGGTACCCTTTCTCTGATGGTGCAGCTGGGCCTCTTGCGAGCAGAGACCGATAG GCTTCGAGATGTTCTGGCTGAGAAGGAAAGGGAATGCCAGGCCTTGGTGCAACTAGCCCTCCAGCGGGTCAGTGGGGAGGCCAGGACCTGTGCCCTGGCTTCAGAGCCCCCAG CGGCTCTCGCGGTGGACCAGGGCCTGGTGCAGTGGTTACAGGAACTGAATGTGGATTCAGGCACCATCCAGACG CTACTGAACCACAGCTTCACCCTCCATGCCCTACTGACCTGTGCCACTAGAGATGACCTCATCTACACAGGCATCAG GGGGGGGATGATATGCCGCATCTGGAGAGCCATCTTGGCACAGCGAACAAGATCCACGCCAGTTACCCCTGGCCCCCAGGAGGCTGAATGA